The genomic stretch TCAACATAAATAGATTTTTTTTGACATATTTTTGACAAATTAAAACCATCTTTTCCAAAACAATATATTTTTATATTTAGTTTTTCAAAACAATTTTTTAAACTTTCAAAATTAGCAGATTTACTATCTCCACCTAACAACAACCATATTCTACCTTTTGTATTTAAGTTTTCTAAAGCTGTTTTGGTACTATTAACGTTAGTAGATTTAGAATCATTAATCCAAGATACGTTATTCTTTACATGTATTGTTTGAAATCGATGTGGTAAACCTGAAAATTTTCTAATTATTTCTATGGTTTTTTTTTGATTAAATTTCATAGCATCAGAAATTGCTAAGGATACTAGTGCATTTTCATAATTATGATATCCATTTAATAGCATTTCGCTAGTATCGAGTATATTTTTTTTTTTATAACATAAAAAATATTTTTCTTTTTGATAAGAAATATTATAGTCGCTGTCCTTTGTACCAAAAAAAATATATTTTTGATGGTTGTTATTCCATATATTTTTTTTAGTATTATTTTTTTTGATTAAACAAATGTCAGCATAATTATATATAGATAGTTTAGTTTTTTTATATTGTTCGAAACCCATTGGATATCTATCAATATGATCTTCGGTAATATTAAGAACTACAGCTATTTTTGATTTTAGAGAAAATGTATTTTCTAGTTGAAAGCTAGATAGTTCTAGTATATATAATGTCGCTTTTTTTTTTAACATATCTAAGGCTGGAAATCCAATATTTCCTCCTAAAATTGATTGATGTCCTGATTTTTCTGCAATTCTTTGGACTATTGTTGCTACTGTACTTTTTCCATTAGTACCAGTAATAGAGATAATAGGATGTTTCGCTTCTCTGCAAAATAATTCAATGTCGCTAATAATATTAATTCCTAATAATCTAGCTTTGACTAAAATAGATTTAAAAGAAGATATACCTGGACTAATAATAATTAAATCAGATTCAAAAATCCATTTTTCGTCTAATTCTCCCAGCTTATATTGAACTTTTTTAGGAATTTTATTTAAAAATTTAGGTATTTTAGATTCATCCATCGCTTTAACTTGGATCCCTTTATTAAAAAAAAAATTAATACATGATATCCCAGTCAATCCTAATCCTAAAATTAATATTTTTTTTCCGAAATAATTATCTGACATTAATTTACCTTTAAGGATGCGATGCCAATTAATAAACATATAAAGGAGAGGATCCAAAATCTTACAATAATTAGAGATTCAGATATACCTTTTATTTCATAATGATGATGAATCGGCGCCATTTTAAAAATTCTTTTTTTTCTTATTTTAAAATATATAACTTGCAATATTACTGATATAGCTTCAAGTACAAAAATACCGCCTAAAATTAATAATAACAATTCCTGGTGTAATAATATTGATATCATTCCTAGTGCACCACCCAAAGATAGTGATCCTACATCGCCCATAAATATTTTAGCTGGATAAGCATTAAACCATAAAAATCCCAGTCCTGATCCAGTTATTGCTGCACATAAAATACTTAGTTCATTTGCTTTTTTTAAATAAGGAATATTCATATAATGAGCAAAAAAAACATTTGAACTACACAGTGAAATAATTCCTAAACCAACAGACAAGAATATTATTGGCATGATCGCTAATCCATCTAATCCATCTGTTAAATTTACTGCATTACTGGTTCCAACAATAACAAAATAACATAAAAACATATATAAATAATTGATTTTAAAAAATATTTTAGTATAAAATGGAATAACTAATTCGATGTTTATTGAATTATTTGAATTAACATATATCATACTGATCATTATTATCGCAACTATTGATAACCAAAAAAATTTTGATAGGATTTTTAATCCTTGAGTATTTTTAAAATTTATTTTTTTGTAGTCATCTAAAAAACCAATTATGCCACATCCTATTAGTACACCTATAACACACCAAATATAAAAATTACATAAATCACAATAAAGAAAAACACCAATTAATATTGAAATTAATATAATTAACCCTCCCATAGTTGGTGTATTTTTTTTACAGGAATGTGTTTTTGGTCCATCCATACGTATTATTTGATATTTTTTTAAATTTTTAAAATAAGCTATAATATATGGAATAAAATATAGATTAATAAAAAAACTTGTTAATATACTAAGAATTATTCGAAATGTAATACAAGAAAATATCTTAAAATTTAAATATTGATTAATCAATATTATCATTTTTTTTACACTCCCTGATTAAGTATGTTACTGTTTTTTCCATTTTCGTGCTACGAGAACCCTTAATTAACACGGTAATTGTCTCTTTTTTTAAGATAATTTTTTTTAGTTTTTTATTTAATTTTATTTTATCTAAAAAATGTACTCCATTTTCAGACATTTTTGTAATTTCATGACTGTTTTCTCCAATACTAAATATAATGTCAATTTTAGATATATTAGCAATATTCCCGATCATTCTATGATATAGAATGCTATTTTTTCCTAATTCTGCCATATCTGCTACTACTAGTATTTTGTAACCTGGCATTTTTTCTAATATTTTAATTGCTGCAATCATTGATGCTACATTAGAATTATATGTATCATTAATTAAAATCTTATTGGGACTTAATTTAATTGATTCTAATCGACCAGACAAGGTAGGTGTTTTTGATAGACCATTTTGAATTTCTTTTAAAGGTATATTAATAGAGTATGCTAAAGCAGTTGCTGCTAGTGCATTGGATATATTTTGATAACCTAAACAAGGCAATGAAATGTTTACTTTTCCAGAAGGTGTGTACATGGTGAAACATGTTTTATCCGTATATATTTTAATATTTTTAGAAAAGAAATGACTTTCTTTTTTTTTTCTATAGAAAAATATACAACTTTTTTATTTTTTATCTTTTTTTTCCATTGGGAAATATGATGACTATCTAAATTAATGATAACTGTTCCTTGAGATTGTAGTCCAGATAATATTTCTGATTTTGCTTTTGATACTCCCAACAATGATTTAAAACCTTCTAAATGAGAATAATAAATATTATTGATTAATACAATATTTGGTTGTGCAATATTAGAAGTATAATGAATTTCGCCAGGATTGCTTCCACCTAATTCAATTATTCCGTATTTATGTTTTTCTTCTAATCGTATTAAAGTTATAGGAACACCTATATGATTATTTAAATTATCAAATGTAGATATTGTATTTTTATATTTTTTTAATATAGATTTAGTCATTTCTTTTACTGATGTTTTCCCACAAGAACCAGTAATTGATAATATTTGTGGATTGATTTTTTTACGAAGCCAATTAGCTATTTTTCCTAAAGCGATAGTTGTATTTTCTACAATAATATAATTAGTTTTAAATGCTATTTTTTTTTGTGTAATAATTGCAGAACAACCTTTATGTAAAACTTCTTCAATAAAATTATGTGCATCAAATTTTTTACCTTGTAAAGCGATAAAAAGAGAACCTGGGGTAATTTTTTTACTATCTATAATGACATTGTGTATTATTAAACTTTTGCCATATAATTTACCATTCGTGATATTAGCAATTTTTTTTAATGACAAAGGAATCATGGTTTTTTTCCAATAAATTTTGTACTACTTTTTGATCTGAATAATTAATTTTTTGATTGCCAATTATTTGTTGTGTTTCATGACCTTTCCCAGATATAAAAATTATATCGTCTACTTTTGCTTGAAAAAAAATAGTCGATATTGCTTTTTTTCTATTAGGAATAATTATTATTTCTTTCTTTTTTGTACATCCTTCTAAAATTTCTTGAATAATTTTTTCTTGGTTTTCGTTTCTAGGATTATCATTAGTAAGAACTACTTTATACGCTATTTTTTCTGAAATAGTTCCCATTAGTGGACGTTTTTTTCGGTCTCTTTCTCCTCCACATCCAAATATACACCATATCTTTTTTTTTGAAAAATGTAATTGAATTGCATTCAATGCTTTTTCTAATGCATCAGGCGTATGTGCATAATCTATAATAATTGTAGGTTTGTCAGCTGAACTGAATATTTGCATTCGACCATGTATAGGTTGAATTTTTATAGATGTATTAAGAAGATCTGATAATTTATAATTCATTTCCAACATA from Buchnera aphidicola (Hyalopterus amygdali) encodes the following:
- a CDS encoding glutamate ligase domain-containing protein, whose product is MYTPSGKVNISLPCLGYQNISNALAATALAYSINIPLKEIQNGLSKTPTLSGRLESIKLSPNKILINDTYNSNVASMIAAIKILEKMPGYKILVVADMAELGKNSILYHRMIGNIANISKIDIIFSIGENSHEITKMSENGVHFLDKIKLNKKLKKIILKKETITVLIKGSRSTKMEKTVTYLIRECKKNDNID
- the murD gene encoding UDP-N-acetylmuramoyl-L-alanine--D-glutamate ligase, which codes for MSDNYFGKKILILGLGLTGISCINFFFNKGIQVKAMDESKIPKFLNKIPKKVQYKLGELDEKWIFESDLIIISPGISSFKSILVKARLLGINIISDIELFCREAKHPIISITGTNGKSTVATIVQRIAEKSGHQSILGGNIGFPALDMLKKKATLYILELSSFQLENTFSLKSKIAVVLNITEDHIDRYPMGFEQYKKTKLSIYNYADICLIKKNNTKKNIWNNNHQKYIFFGTKDSDYNISYQKEKYFLCYKKKNILDTSEMLLNGYHNYENALVSLAISDAMKFNQKKTIEIIRKFSGLPHRFQTIHVKNNVSWINDSKSTNVNSTKTALENLNTKGRIWLLLGGDSKSANFESLKNCFEKLNIKIYCFGKDGFNLSKICQKKSIYVENLKKAMILISKQVQPGDIVLLSPACSSKDQFSNFEERGKLFIKLSKEIN
- the mraY gene encoding phospho-N-acetylmuramoyl-pentapeptide-transferase; its protein translation is MIILINQYLNFKIFSCITFRIILSILTSFFINLYFIPYIIAYFKNLKKYQIIRMDGPKTHSCKKNTPTMGGLIILISILIGVFLYCDLCNFYIWCVIGVLIGCGIIGFLDDYKKINFKNTQGLKILSKFFWLSIVAIIMISMIYVNSNNSINIELVIPFYTKIFFKINYLYMFLCYFVIVGTSNAVNLTDGLDGLAIMPIIFLSVGLGIISLCSSNVFFAHYMNIPYLKKANELSILCAAITGSGLGFLWFNAYPAKIFMGDVGSLSLGGALGMISILLHQELLLLILGGIFVLEAISVILQVIYFKIRKKRIFKMAPIHHHYEIKGISESLIIVRFWILSFICLLIGIASLKVN
- the murF gene encoding UDP-N-acetylmuramoyl-tripeptide--D-alanyl-D-alanine ligase, which encodes MIPLSLKKIANITNGKLYGKSLIIHNVIIDSKKITPGSLFIALQGKKFDAHNFIEEVLHKGCSAIITQKKIAFKTNYIIVENTTIALGKIANWLRKKINPQILSITGSCGKTSVKEMTKSILKKYKNTISTFDNLNNHIGVPITLIRLEEKHKYGIIELGGSNPGEIHYTSNIAQPNIVLINNIYYSHLEGFKSLLGVSKAKSEILSGLQSQGTVIINLDSHHISQWKKKIKNKKVVYFSIEKKKKVISFLKILKYIRIKHVSPCTHLLEK